The Bactrocera dorsalis isolate Fly_Bdor chromosome 2, ASM2337382v1, whole genome shotgun sequence region TTATGAGGTTAGGTCGATCCTAACAGGGATCTTACTTATCGGCTTACAAAGTTTCTAGCGAAGACAGATATTTCTTAATTAGCTTTGAGTGCACAGTTAACGAGCTCAGTACTAGTATTGTCACTTTGCTGTCatagtgaatggtcacttccctAAAAGAGGTTGCACTTCATAGCAGTACGTCTACTGCCACCTTGATTCCACCATTTCTGCCTGAAAATCATTACAGTGGTCTAGCAGCCTAGAGCTAAGATTGACGGCGAGCTCCTTACACGAAACCTCCCTTCTATCTTTCCCTCCTACCTTCGACCTATCAGTGAAGAGTCTCACTATATCTCTTCTCCAGCGGCTTCTCCCTcggtatgtgagcagagaaaaaaTCGCCATGAGTGTGACCTTTACGACATCCATCTTTTCATGCATACAGTTGAAGGAGGAGAGCATTTCGGCGTGTTCTTTCTGCTCATTCAAACTAATTTTAAGCGAATATTGccatagccagaagtcacatggagctaaaGCAGGTggatgcggtggttgcggcacgatatcgTTTTCTGAGCCCATAGATCTAAGGCTCATCGCCAGTAGTAATATGTtttatgacatcctggtagtcagaaagcattgtcccacagacgttaacgcaacGCTGTTTTTAGTGATTTTAGAACCAATcgtactttcacttttcttaagcgtaaatgatctttcaaaatggttttcactgatccttccgatattccaacgatgtcagtaagatcttTGGCTGTTAATCATCGATTCGCAAGCATCAATTCCTTTGTTGATCaacagttgatgttgatggccgtcctgaacgtggttcgtcgtctACGCGCAAATCTAGAGTACAGAAATAgttgatatgtatatatgtatgtatatctacgtATGGGCGTGAGTAATCTGAGGACAAAGCGAACCGTTTGCGTCAATTAAGTTGTCTGACAATTAGCTGAGTGCACTATTGATTGGCTTGCTCGAACTGATTACGACACTGCAATTGCTGATATCATTCAATCAATTTCTTTCATTTCGATTTACTCATTTCTTCTTTCCCACATACACGTGCCagtacttacatacttatgtatataaatatttgttttctttgcaGCATCATCTAACATCCTTGACGTCGCCGGAAAATCTGCGACAACTGAGCAACCTGAATTCAGTGATATCGAAGATCCGTTATGGTTTGTATTCAACGATATTTATTGCTTGAGCACTATTTTGGTAACATCCACACTCTTGGGTTGCTTTCTTATACATCATGTGGATTTGAGGCAGCGTTTGATGGGCGCACGCGTGCGCATCGCTTGTTGCTCGCTGATTTACAGAAAGGTGAGTGAATACTTGAGCAATAATCGCTCATGGTGGTTTCTCCTtggatgaggctcatttctggctgaatggcttcgtcaataagcaaaatatgcgttattggtcaggcggCAATTCACACGTACTCCTTGAATCACCATAGCATCCcgaaaaaaacggtttggtgcggtttatgggccggcagCGTcgttgggccgtacttcttccgtgatgaccaagaccggcacgttactgtgaatgggaatctcTACTGCTAAatgataactgaatatttttggtttaaattggatgatatggacttgaacaatgagtggttccaacaggacggcaccacaagccacacagcgaatgttacaatcgatttattgaaaaccaagtttggtgaacgtgttatctcacgaaatggcccagtcaattagTCGCCTGGGTCGTGCCATTTGACTCCGTTAGACTAATTCCTGTGGGTCTAGGTCAAATCTATGGTCGATGCCAACAAGCCatcgacgattgatgaacttcgtgcGAACATGAAATTGCAGCAGGATCggtcgatttatgcttgaaaaccgtcgaaaattgggttgaGCTTCtagacttctgcaagcgtgcctgTGGTGGCCGTGCCAAAGAAATCGAATTCCATGCATGATTCGTTGAAAACACTTCAAAAGAGAAGGTCTGAATAGTATTGCCGCCTTATACCATGATCAGACCGAAAGTTTGAAaggattagattacatttaagcccTTCATTAATCAGgccgttctcactgccgttggaaagatgaaaaaaacaactgtttttgtcattcaagaattcacatcgttCAATATTTATCTAAAGAaaacattgtcatatagtattttgtaataaaagccgtattcttttaaatattttccatataatagaaataatggacgcatttttttcacttgggaagtcgattttcagggtaaattagattcattgctttaaaaaaaaatagtttgtttacatttttttcccctTTGTAGTTTCTAAGTCAGCAATGATAATGtaatttataagattagtgggataaaccactcaacagccaaaaccgtgtgattaagtgtctgTCTAAACATGGTATTATTAGATAACAATAAAAAcctttattttctctttatttcacaCTACTCTTTTTGTTAAGTTACTAAagtctacaatttttttttcttttcactttccaatgtttttttttcaatgtcttTATGATTCCATTATCATGCTTTAATTTCAGACACTTCGCCTCTCAATGCGCTCCGCTGGCCAAACTCCAGCCGGATATCTAATCAATTTGCTCTCGAACGATGTTAATCGTCTTGACTACGCTTTCATTTACATGCACTGGATCTGGATAATGCCATTGAATGCCATGCTGATTTGCTATCTCATTTGGCGAGGCATTGGTTGGGCAGCAGTTGTGGGCGTGGTCAGTCTACTTCTTAAAACCATACCCGCGCAAACCGGTTTCAGTAAATTGACTTCCAAGTTGCGTATGAAAATCGCCAAACGTACCGATGCGCGGGTCGGCATCATGAACGAATTGGTGCAGGGTATTCAGGTGATCAAAATGTATGCATGGGAGAAACCCTTTCAGGCTGTGGTCGGCGAGGCGCGTCGTCGTGAAATCAAGCAAATTCGTTATGCATCATATTTACGTGGCTTCCATTTGAGTACGATGGTGATTACGAAACGTTCCACACTCTATATAACCATTGCAGCGGCTGTACTTATGGGTAATCAAATTTCAGCCGATATTGTTTTCTCTGCGGCCACTTAtattaattcattgcatttgtTCGCCGCCATTTGGTATCCGATTGCTGTGTCTTTCGGTGCTCAGGCACTAGTCTCACTAAATCGTGTCGAAACCTTCCTGCAGCAGGAGGGACACGACGAGAAAGCACATGGGCTGACACATAAAAAAGATTCAAAAACGAGCGAAAGCAGCGCCGCCAATGCCATTGTACTCAAACAGGTGAATGCGAATTGGGATCTGACGAAACCGCAGCATACCCTACAGGATATTAATTTGGAAATAAAGCGTGGTCAGTTGTGCGCTGTTATTGGTCCCGTGGGTGCGGGCAAGgtatattctatatttttattttacactttaaagGCACTTTcacttacaaaaatataatttttttgcagagTTCATTGCTACAGCTACTGTTAGCCGAACTGCCAATCACAGATGGCGAAGTTGTCATACAAGGCGAACTCTCGTATGCCGCTCAGGAGCCTTGGCTGTTCACCGGCACTGTGCGCAATAATATACTCTTTGGCGAGCCTTACGATCGCAAGCGTTATAATGAGGTAACGAAGTGCTGTGCGCTTTCGACCGATTTCCAGCAGCTTAGTAATGGCGATAAGACAATTGTAGGCGAGCGCGGCGCGTCACTGTCGGGTGGTCAACGTGCGCGTATAAGGTTAGTTGCGGTGTATAAAGCGTATAtgatttgcaaaaacaaatattaactgCGGTTGCaacgaagctgtaatacccttcacaaataaaaaatgttccacGTAAGAACTTCATATTGATCGGTTCGtctgtatgtcagctatatgatAGTGTATTCTTATTTGAACTCTCCGCAAAGCtcatacggctgtgtaaactgatagcaatatcaaaagctccatcagaatcgggaagaacctctccgagccgttagATACAAAGCGAGCTTTCAGATAAGGCGatttcctatcgtgcgacttcttcaatctactattggagaaaataattacGGTTGCAGaaataaatagagaaggtaccatcttctgtaagagtgtacagctgctggcgtaggtcgatgatattgttatcaatAACCGCGCCAATTAAttctactttctccagactggataaggaagcgaagcaaatgagcctgtagtgaacgagggcaagacgaaatatctcctgtcatcaaacaaactgtcGTCGACCTCGCGACTTGACTCCCAAgtcagtcataacttcgaagtcgtagataatttcatctttcttgaaaccagcattaacaccaataacaatttccagcctcaaaatccaatgcagaataactcttgccaacaggtgctgcttcggactgagtaggcaattgagaagtaaagtcctctctcgacgaacaaagaccaaactctataagtcgctcatcaATAGTCCAGCGAATTAGGAGACaacggctgcgctggctaggttgTGTCGTCGTAaaggatgaaaatactccagctctgactattcgacgcagtaaccgccgggggaagcaggggaagtggaagacctccactccgttggaaagaccagatggagaaggtcCTGGGTACACttagaatttccaattggcgacaaacagcgaaaaggaagacgactggcgcgctgctgtAAACTCAACGAATAAAATCTATATGTATttcatagggtctccgacgattataaactttatgatagGACAGAGTTTTTCAACTGAGTTTGAAGTTTCTTAAACATTGTGAACTATAATGATACTGtccttcaaaaaaatatttttgtaacacttttctttgaaattttctagCTTGGCACGTGCGGTTTACAAACCAGCTTCCATTTATTTACTCGATGATCCGTTAAGCGCCGTCGATGCACACGTCGGTCGTCACCTTTTCGACAAAGTAATTGGACCACGCGGTTGTTTGGCCACTGAAAAGGCCACACGGGTGTTGATTACCCACCAAGTACACTTCTTGACCGAAGCCGATTGGATTGTGACCATTGAAAATGGACGTATCTCGCGGCAAGGCACCTACGAGGAGCTGTCGAAAAGTGACCTTGATTTTGCCAAATTACTTGAACGCATAAAGGAGGAAGATGAAGCCGTCGAGAGTGAGAACGAATCGATTTTATCACATGAAACCACCTATGAGGATGAGGAAACTCCTTATATTGATGGTGTGCGTGATGGTTATCAACCGCTGCGTCGTACCAGTTGCACCAGCGCTGATGGTTCGCTAACGAGAAAATCGGCAAGTTTGGCTTTGAGCTCTGAACAGGATCTCTCCGATGATTCTGGTTTGGCGGAGGACCAGGCAAAAGGCGTGGTTTCCGGACGCGTTTGGTGGGAATATTTCCGCGCTGGCAGCAGTGTATGCGGTCTAGTCTTTATGACCTGCGTCATGTTGTTGTCACAAGTGGTTTGCAGCGGTTCTGattatttcgtaaatatttggACGCAACAAGAATACTTGCGTTCGCTCAGTAAGCCAACAACTTTCACCACCTTCgagtgtttgtatatatacggCGCACTCATCGTCGCCGTTGTGTTGGTGAGTAAGCAATGAATGTAAGATAAATGTGTGTTCgttctaaagaatttttttttgtctcacGCATTTTCACAGCTGACCATATATCGTGACTATCTCTTCTTCAAAGTCTGCATGCATGCCTCAAAAGTGCTGCACGATCGCATGTTTGGCTGCATACTCCGTGCAACAATGCGTTTCTTCGACACCAATCCCTCGGGTCGCATTCTAAATCGTTTCTCCAAGGATATGGGCGCCATTGATGAGTATCTACCCAAATCTATTATGGACTTCATACAAATCTCTTTGGTTATGTTTGGCATATTGATTGTGATCTCTGTCATCAATCCCATTCTgttgttggcaattttaattGTAGCCATAGTTGATTACTGGATTTTACAGTTATATTTGCGTCCTTCGCAGGACCTCAAGCGCTTGGAGGGCATTTGTAAGTTCGGCAATAAGCCTAAAAAATTATTCTcacaattattgttattattaactTTGAATCTCACATCACAGGTCGTAGTCCAGTCTTCTCTCATCTCTCCGCCTCACTGTCTGGCATTGCGACTATACGCGCACGTGAATTACAAGATATTGTCATAAAGGAGTTTGATAGTCTACAGGATGTGCATAGCGCCGTCTGGCAACTGACAATGGCTGCAAATACTGCATTGGGCTTGTGGTTGGACTGTGTCAGCTGTTGCTTCCTTGCCTCGGTGACATTTAGTTTTTCGTTAATGGGAACTCGTAAGTGTTgtgcattttaaaataaaaaaatgaatctACATATCTTAATAGAGATAGATTTTTTACCGTgtagcctaaatgtaggcaacgttttatatttattctttaaaaggGGGTAGTTGCGGTAAAGCTCGTAATCTTCTATTGAACGCGTACTTTTTCGATATAATTAGGACGTTTGACTTACTTTATccatattccattttgaaaaccaaatttgaaaattaaaggtCCGTCATATATCTGCTGGTGCATACGTTTTAGCGATATATTGATGTCTCAAGTCACTCAAAGGTATATAGGTTCAAGGCCTCAGTGTAAAAATTGcagaacaaaaaaatagtaacaaagatttttgattcatttgtcatttcttcttcttctttactgtcgttgacaccacttacgcggtgATAGCCGAATTTACTACAGTGCGTCATTGGAGaattcaagcgaagccaggtgcTTCTCCAACtggcctttccaacggagtcctcttcctctacttctcCCTGCACTTTCAGAGCTctagtgttttcgtccattcggacaacatgacctagccaccgtaaccgctgtcttttagtttgctgaactatgtcaatgtcgtcatatatctcatacagctcatcgttccatcgaatgcggtatttgCCCTGGcgaatgcgcaaaggaccataaatcttccgcagaacctctCTCTCGAacactcgtaacgtcgactcatcagatgttgccatcgtccatgcctctacaccatatagcaggacaggattAATgattgacttatagagtttggtttttgttcgtcgagaaaagactttatttctcaattttctactcagtccgaagtagcacttgttggcaaaagttattctgcgttggatttcgaggctggcaTTGTtcttggtgttaatactggttccaagatagacgaaattatctacggcttcgaagttatgactgtcaacagtaacatTGGAGTTCGGAGCGGTCCTTACCAACGTCAGTctgcacagccgtattagttttgtgaggataccaaattcagacatcgcgtcaaaagcagctttgaaatcggcgaagaggtggtgtgtgtcgattctctttgcACGGGtcctttccaagatttggcgcacggTAAATATTCGGTCGGTTCTTGATTTTCCAGACCTAAAGCCACGCTGATAAAGTCTAATCTGCTTGTtaacggtggactttaatctttcacacaatacgctcgatagaaccttatatgcgatattgaggaggcttatcccacagagcagagcacatttaaattccaatcgtcgggcatgatttcgtccgaccatattttacaaagaagttgaagcatactctttatcagttcttcgccgccgggTTGGAATAGCTCGTCCGACAATGGGGGCGTTTGTTACGTGGGGGGTCTCAAAACCAACGCACAACCCAGCGGATCAAGAGGATGTTTCGCTTTCCCACTtttgctcgccttcaaacggacaTTCTttgcccagaggatacttggtataggaccggaagtcgtgagctgcttgagtcatacttatgtaaaagaattgtttctggccacaccctcacttgcgtgaacttctacacacgaCTCCATCTtccataataattataaattccataatattttccatttaatatACTGTATacctaatacattttttatctaCCGTTTTCTAACCACAAacacaacaaattattttattagaaacCTTCAGCGGCAACGTCGGTTTGGCCATCTCTCAAGCCATGGTACTCACCGGCATGGTGCAGTTTGGCGTACGCCAAGTAGCCGAATCATTACAACAGATGACTAGCGTGGAGCGCGTACTCGAATATACAGATCTGGAACAAGAATCGGAAATCAAGAAACAACCACCGCCCTCTTGGCCCACACATGGGCAAGTTGAATTTAAGGATCTATCACTACGTTACGACCCCAACAATCCACCAGTGTTGAAACACCTGAATATCACAATCGAACCCAGTTGGAAGGTGGGCGTGGTCGGACGCACTGGTGCCGGTAAGAGTTCGCTTATTGGTGCGCTCTTCCGTCTCTCGCAGCTGGAAGGTGACATCATGGTCGATGGCATTGAAACCGGCAGTATTTCGCTGGAGGCACTGCGTTCGAAAATCTCGATTATACCACAAGATCCGGTGCTATTCTCCGCTACCATACGCTACAACTTAGATCCGTTCGATAAGTACGGTGATGCTGATTTGTGGCGCGCGCTGGAGGATGTGAGTTTCTGATATctctattatattttatatttgcatgttatatgtgtttgtaaatGCTTTTAGGTGGAGCTCAAGGCCGCCATACCCGACTTGGATTATATGGTGACACAACGCGGCAGCAACTTCAGTGTGGGTCAACGTCAGCTGTTGTGCTTAGCGCGCGCCATTTTGCGCAACAATAAAGTGCTCGTATTAGATGAGGCCACCGCCAATGTGGATCCACAGTGCGTATTCCAAAAATACTAATttcctaattaaatttttaattatttgacatttttttttatttttcaacacagAACCGATGCGCTCATCCAAACCACCATTCGCACCAAATTCAAGCATTGCACTGTGCTAACTGTTGCTCATCGTCTACACACCGTTATGGATTCGGATCGCATACTCGTGATGGATGATGGTCGCGCACGCGAATTCGATATACCACACCTGCTGCTGAAGAAGCAAAATGGCGCTTTGCGTCAAATGGTCGATGCTACGGGCGCCGAGGCAGAATCACTTAAGAAAATCGCCAGCGAATCATACAATATGAAGCAACGGGCTTAAATGTGCCAGCTGCTGTTTTGTAGTAGTTCTAACTGAAAACACGAAACCTTAACGGTGCTTAAAAGTGGCATTTTTTAAATAGCGACGTgctcaaaaattgattttgcgcATGCGTAGTTAATGCGAATGTACAATATAAGTGAAACTAACTGCCTTTATATAAGAATAGTATAGTTTTTAGGGAATTTTTTAACTAATGTTAGCTTATTATTTGGGGGAAcacttcaatataaaataaaaaatatatgtacacatgtacaaacatacatatgtgctttagAATAATTAGTCTTTTTTACATAATAgatgtgtatgtttgttagtCTCAGCCTCCTTTTCTTActgttttcgaaaaatgcatgcatatacataagttcCAAAAGCAACGcgatattgaaaactttttattttgaaattacatttaaaagaaatattttatgtaaaaaattttgtcacatttacatttatttgtttacttcattaaactatttctgtttttcattataattcttaaatatttaagttaagtaatgataattttttttctacaaattacaACAGAAGACacctttaacattttttaatacttttttcgttTAAGAATCAAATTCTATTTAAGGAttcaaaaatgcatattttagaattttaaataaataattaaaataaatatatttttttaaataattacaaaatacaatattttttattctataaatatataatttaaaaaaattaaataaaaaaattgtaataattaaaaaattaaatacatatggggtattccataccaaatcgaccacttttgaacccgacccctttagattttgctgaaacttatccatccttttctaccctttgaaaaacatttttgagaattttttcaaaattttttgtccaacttcaaaaaagttatgaatttttcaaaaaaaatggcttttttattttcaaatagccataacttttgtagaaattgacttttggggacctttttttttaatttttgtttttgaatgaacttttcgaaaaaatacacaaaaaaaaaatttaacacgatcaaatatataaaataatcggttttttttaagagaaagtctTTTGCCTTCCAACTTTACTCTTGAGCTTTGAACTAACCACGTAAAAGTTCATAGCGGGTCGTCTCCAGCCAGTCCACACCACCCAAAAATATATCTATTGGAAGTATGTGCACTGTGAAGATGCCACTGGAAGTAGGTTTCGCGGTATAGTTATCAAAAGTAGTCGAAGTGAGTGTTTCGGATCTCTCTCTGGGACCTTCAATGCGTCCAGCTTCTcagagtctgatagcaactttagCAGCAATGTGTAGTATTTGCATGATATGTTCGTGGGTGCTATGTATATGTAGAATGACATTAAGGGGTTACGTGGGCTTTAACGACCGAAAAAATGTCTCTTTTCaccaatttatttttcatattatataataaaaaatttcataaataaaaaaataatttgttacaacTTTTGAGCATATCAAAGAGTAACATTTGAATagtattttgtgaatttttcataaaaaattgtagaaaattcaGTCATTGGTTGGCTTCCTGAGGCACCGCCCAAAACCATCTCCTCGCGGTGATCAGCATAACAGACGAAGAATcagatgaaaataaaaaaaataagtttcatcGGTTAGTGGATGTGTATAGGTCGTGATTAATCAAAGGTTTTtggaaaaacacattttttgcaaAGTTGATCGAAAAAAATCTTCGATCTGTCTTATTTAAAAGaactgtgaaaaattaaaaaaaactaaaaaagtaaaaaaaaatataacaaaatataacaaaatatatagaaaatataacaaaaagtatttattaaaaaaaaaaatattaaaaaaaaaatattaaaaaaaaaatatttaaaaaaaatattaaaaaaaaaatattaaaaaaaaatattaaaaaaaaaatatatttaaaaaaaatattaaaaaaaatattaaaaaaaaaataaaagaaaaaaaaataaaagtttcggtgcaaccgaaattaacgttttttcttgttttttgtttctttgcctGAAAAGGCTGATGAAAGGCAAGGTTTTGAGACGACAGAcagggatccaagcagcatgcacctcggctctcaaggcgattccggagaatgccttccgtgacgccttcactgcttggaaatcgcgctggtaGCGCTGCACCGACGcaaaaggagcctattttgaaaatttttaaagaattgtatcgATTAGTtcaatcatatttttaaaacgACTCAGACATAttattttccggacaaacccagTATgtcttaatatatatttctttaatattattttaaactgtAGTTCCAAAAAAGAGATCTAAAGTTGAATTGCTCTAACTTCAATTCCACCAAGTGGAGTTGAAAAGCGTAATAGGCATATTTTTTAGGGATATTTTAGGTATGTGGCTTCCCCAAGGAAAACtttcattttcaaaacttttaaatctTACATAATCaataatgcatatgtatgtatatgtatacacaatatattctatttattttcatagCATTTTACATACTCTTGCGCTGCTTCTCGtcttaattaattaacaatCAATGTGTGTCTTTATCAATATTGCTTTCGAAAATACACCGAATCAAATTAGAACAAATAAAAATCATCTACAGACCTAGGCACATCGGCTGTATGCGTCCAATACAAGCTCCAATGTGTTATGGATGTATGTAAAATCATTATGCATGCaattattataaaatctttAACAAATAGGTATTTATACTGATAACAAGTGGCTTATTTAtctacttaaatatatatatttgtatgtatgtatgtatgtatttgtcgcTATATATCATCAACGGGTTGCACAATTAGCTAATGAATTTGTGTGTaggtaaaaaaaatgcaaaatgttaaaactaaattaaatatatatagctATTTAAGAGCAAAGGCACACGGGGCATGCGCGCAAACCGAAGCTACAggca contains the following coding sequences:
- the LOC105222005 gene encoding ATP-binding cassette sub-family C member 4 isoform X2, which encodes MDSSRKPERINPRRHANILSQILFVWAMPLLFKGAKNGLNTDDLTKCMPKDSSEDLGDRLEEKWYAEVERARRKGRKPLLRNAILRTFWVSAVVDGIISLIYMVIKSLIPAVLAQLLMQFQKQVSLSSNRSANTTTTATDIVNATSRAIRSIDAAVKNMSLLSADVGNAERASSNILDVAGKSATTEQPEFSDIEDPLWFVFNDIYCLSTILVTSTLLGCFLIHHVDLRQRLMGARVRIACCSLIYRKTLRLSMRSAGQTPAGYLINLLSNDVNRLDYAFIYMHWIWIMPLNAMLICYLIWRGIGWAAVVGVVSLLLKTIPAQTGFSKLTSKLRMKIAKRTDARVGIMNELVQGIQVIKMYAWEKPFQAVVGEARRREIKQIRYASYLRGFHLSTMVITKRSTLYITIAAAVLMGNQISADIVFSAATYINSLHLFAAIWYPIAVSFGAQALVSLNRVETFLQQEGHDEKAHGLTHKKDSKTSESSAANAIVLKQVNANWDLTKPQHTLQDINLEIKRGQLCAVIGPVGAGKSSLLQLLLAELPITDGEVVIQGELSYAAQEPWLFTGTVRNNILFGEPYDRKRYNEVTKCCALSTDFQQLSNGDKTIVGERGASLSGGQRARISLARAVYKPASIYLLDDPLSAVDAHVGRHLFDKVIGPRGCLATEKATRVLITHQVHFLTEADWIVTIENGRISRQGTYEELSKSDLDFAKLLERIKEEDEAVESENESILSHETTYEDEETPYIDGVRDGYQPLRRTSCTSADGSLTRKSASLALSSEQDLSDDSGLAEDQAKGVVSGRVWWEYFRAGSSVCGLVFMTCVMLLSQVVCSGSDYFVNIWTQQEYLRSLSKPTTFTTFECLYIYGALIVAVVLLTIYRDYLFFKVCMHASKVLHDRMFGCILRATMRFFDTNPSGRILNRFSKDMGAIDEYLPKSIMDFIQISLVMFGILIVISVINPILLLAILIVAIVDYWILQLYLRPSQDLKRLEGICRSPVFSHLSASLSGIATIRARELQDIVIKEFDSLQDVHSAVWQLTMAANTALGLWLDCVSCCFLASVTFSFSLMGTQTFSGNVGLAISQAMVLTGMVQFGVRQVAESLQQMTSVERVLEYTDLEQESEIKKQPPPSWPTHGQVEFKDLSLRYDPNNPPVLKHLNITIEPSWKVGVVGRTGAGKSSLIGALFRLSQLEGDIMVDGIETGSISLEALRSKISIIPQDPVLFSATIRYNLDPFDKYGDADLWRALEDVELKAAIPDLDYMVTQRGSNFSVGQRQLLCLARAILRNNKVLVLDEATANVDPQTDALIQTTIRTKFKHCTVLTVAHRLHTVMDSDRILVMDDGRAREFDIPHLLLKKQNGALRQMVDATGAEAESLKKIASESYNMKQRA
- the LOC105222005 gene encoding ATP-binding cassette sub-family C member 4 isoform X4 → MDSSRKPKRINPRRHANILSQLLFVWAMPLLFKGAKNGLNTDDLTKCMPKDSSEDLGDRLEEKWYAEVERARRKGRKPLLRNAILRTFWVSAVVDGIISLIYMVIKSLIPAVLAQLLMQFQKQVSLSSNRSANITTTATEIVNATSRAIRSIDAAVKNMSLLSADAGGASSNILDVAGKSATTEQPEFSDIEDPLWFVFNDIYCLSTILVTSTLLGCFLIHHVDLRQRLMGARVRIACCSLIYRKTLRLSMRSAGQTPAGYLINLLSNDVNRLDYAFIYMHWIWIMPLNAMLICYLIWRGIGWAAVVGVVSLLLKTIPAQTGFSKLTSKLRMKIAKRTDARVGIMNELVQGIQVIKMYAWEKPFQAVVGEARRREIKQIRYASYLRGFHLSTMVITKRSTLYITIAAAVLMGNQISADIVFSAATYINSLHLFAAIWYPIAVSFGAQALVSLNRVETFLQQEGHDEKAHGLTHKKDSKTSESSAANAIVLKQVNANWDLTKPQHTLQDINLEIKRGQLCAVIGPVGAGKSSLLQLLLAELPITDGEVVIQGELSYAAQEPWLFTGTVRNNILFGEPYDRKRYNEVTKCCALSTDFQQLSNGDKTIVGERGASLSGGQRARISLARAVYKPASIYLLDDPLSAVDAHVGRHLFDKVIGPRGCLATEKATRVLITHQVHFLTEADWIVTIENGRISRQGTYEELSKSDLDFAKLLERIKEEDEAVESENESILSHETTYEDEETPYIDGVRDGYQPLRRTSCTSADGSLTRKSASLALSSEQDLSDDSGLAEDQAKGVVSGRVWWEYFRAGSSVCGLVFMTCVMLLSQVVCSGSDYFVNIWTQQEYLRSLSKPTTFTTFECLYIYGALIVAVVLLTIYRDYLFFKVCMHASKVLHDRMFGCILRATMRFFDTNPSGRILNRFSKDMGAIDEYLPKSIMDFIQISLVMFGILIVISVINPILLLAILIVAIVDYWILQLYLRPSQDLKRLEGICRSPVFSHLSASLSGIATIRARELQDIVIKEFDSLQDVHSAVWQLTMAANTALGLWLDCVSCCFLASVTFSFSLMGTQTFSGNVGLAISQAMVLTGMVQFGVRQVAESLQQMTSVERVLEYTDLEQESEIKKQPPPSWPTHGQVEFKDLSLRYDPNNPPVLKHLNITIEPSWKVGVVGRTGAGKSSLIGALFRLSQLEGDIMVDGIETGSISLEALRSKISIIPQDPVLFSATIRYNLDPFDKYGDADLWRALEDVELKAAIPDLDYMVTQRGSNFSVGQRQLLCLARAILRNNKVLVLDEATANVDPQTDALIQTTIRTKFKHCTVLTVAHRLHTVMDSDRILVMDDGRAREFDIPHLLLKKQNGALRQMVDATGAEAESLKKIASESYNMKQRA